Proteins encoded in a region of the Acidobacteriota bacterium genome:
- a CDS encoding VOC family protein produces the protein MPAPRKIRDLKVFVPSKDHQLSKAFYQELGFQLNWQVEGLAELQAGEHRFLLQKYYQKDWAENFMFQLVVDDAQAWYDHIREAQLPDRYETVRVAPPKDEPWGMKVVYLWGPAGELWHISQPVPESEES, from the coding sequence ATGCCCGCACCCCGGAAGATCCGCGACCTCAAGGTCTTCGTTCCCTCCAAGGACCACCAGCTCTCCAAAGCCTTCTATCAGGAGCTGGGTTTCCAACTGAACTGGCAGGTAGAAGGCCTGGCGGAGCTCCAGGCCGGTGAGCATCGGTTTCTCTTGCAGAAGTACTACCAGAAGGATTGGGCGGAGAATTTCATGTTCCAGCTGGTGGTGGACGACGCCCAGGCCTGGTACGACCACATCCGCGAAGCCCAGCTCCCGGACCGCTACGAAACCGTCCGCGTGGCCCCACCGAAGGACGAGCCCTGGGGCATGAAGGTGGTTTATCTCTGGGGCCCGGCGGGCGAGCTGTGGCACATTTCCCAACCGGTGCCGGAGAGCGAAGAGTCCTGA